CGGCCAGCTGGTACCGATGCCGATTAACCTTGACACTATCAACAAGCTCTATGGCCTGAAGCTAACCAGCTTCGAGGTAGAGCAGTTTTTTGAGTCGGTGGCTGAAGAAGTGCCCGTTATCAAAACGTCGGAGGATGTGGTAGTGAGCAAAGTAGGGCGTGAGCTGTATAATAAATTCTTCAAGAACTACACCAACAAGCAGTGGGGCCTCGACCCCTCGCAGCTGGATAAGTCGGTGACGAGCCGTGTGCCCACCCGTACCAACCGCGACGACCGGTACTTTACCGATACCTACCAGGCCATGCCGCTGCACGGCTACACCCGCATGTTTGAGAAGATGCTCGACCACCCGAACATCAAAATCATGCTCAATACCGACTATCACGAGGTGATTAAGTTTATCCCCTTCAAGGAGATGATTTTCACTGGCCCGGTCGATGAGTATTTCGACTTCAAGTTTGGTAAGCTGCCCTACCGCTCGCTCGAATTCAAGCACGATACCCTCAACAAGGAGCAGCACCTGGCCGCGCCGGTGGTGAACTTCCCCAACGAGCACGCCTACACCCGCATCACCGAGTTTAAGGCTCTCACCGGCCAGAGCCACCCAAAAACGGCCATCGTGTACGAATACCCGCAGGCCGAGGGCGACCCCTACTACCCCGTGCCCATGTCCGAAAACGCCGAGCTGTATGCCAAGTACAAAAAGCTCGCCGACGAAACACCGGGCGTGCATTTTGTAGGGCGTCTGGCTACATATAAATATTACAATATGGACCAGGTGGTGGCTCAGGCCCTTACGCT
The sequence above is drawn from the Hymenobacter baengnokdamensis genome and encodes:
- the glf gene encoding UDP-galactopyranose mutase, which translates into the protein MFDYLIVGAGFAGSVLAERLATRSNKKVLIIDKRSHIGGNAYDHYNEDGILIHKYGPHIFHTNSKDVFDYLGNFTDWRPYEHRVLASVDGQLVPMPINLDTINKLYGLKLTSFEVEQFFESVAEEVPVIKTSEDVVVSKVGRELYNKFFKNYTNKQWGLDPSQLDKSVTSRVPTRTNRDDRYFTDTYQAMPLHGYTRMFEKMLDHPNIKIMLNTDYHEVIKFIPFKEMIFTGPVDEYFDFKFGKLPYRSLEFKHDTLNKEQHLAAPVVNFPNEHAYTRITEFKALTGQSHPKTAIVYEYPQAEGDPYYPVPMSENAELYAKYKKLADETPGVHFVGRLATYKYYNMDQVVAQALTLYKKLTEKEEAAKPVRPAIAGSTALVEKLVNREPAKE